A region from the Acyrthosiphon pisum isolate AL4f chromosome A1, pea_aphid_22Mar2018_4r6ur, whole genome shotgun sequence genome encodes:
- the LOC115033772 gene encoding fatty acid synthase-like → MAVQKEEVVISGVGGVFPECDTMEELKYLLFNKTNGVTIDSRRWKPNELGAISGTGKLKNVNKFDATFFSAHPKLAEVMDPMTRIFIERSIEAVFDAGLSPGDLRGTNTAVFSGSAISETEMFTLDSSKTAAFSMLGRSRTMQANRVSYILNLIGPSFTMDGGWICGSNALEKAKQMIENGFISSAIVGVTNLALRPEIQFQFQGLNRLNQSFQTKSFSSDADGYNRSEACIVMYLQKASEAKRSYGTLLSVRSVQFGDHEGHITEHNGNHFKSLLLDSYKQANIDPASVEYIEAYGSGIKSEDAMELNIMEKVFCTKRRNIPLKVGSVKSNIGHCEVSGLFMSIIKAIIILESGYIPPNINYSEPNKSVAALKNGKIQVITEKTLFKGDIIGVNSFGFLNAFSHVILKKNSKVKEIFKNIDSNDYIPRLILASGRNEENARATVKKIKYHGNDPEYLALTNDVFTGNINAHFFRTFSIFPNIDESRIDEVWNVNMKKRKIWFIFSGMGSQWQGMGTDLMKIPVFDDAINKCDIILKPKGVDIKNILTSQNPKLFDNILNSFVGIAAVQIGLVEVLRALDITPDGIIGHSVGELGCAYADGCFTAEEMILAAYARGQATLETDVIPGMMAAIGLGYDQIKDKLPHDIDVACRNSATSCTISGPVESINEFVSKLKSEGVFAKSVNVAGIAFHSRYIQSAGPTLLNYLKDVIKVPKKRSCKWLSSSLPETEWESDLAKYSSPEYHTNNLLSSVLFEDVLKHIPSDAIVIEIAPHGLLQAILREALPETVTNIPLTKRMFGDSIRFLLTAIGKMYTNGVNPKIKYIYPKVTFPVSRGTPCIQSLPFWDHNEQWTTVVTNSQIHGFFGERTTSIIINDSIHLIKYQIHGVHIIPFAYMLASKLIPYIFIFRYSFY, encoded by the exons atggcTGTACAAAAAGAAGAAGTCGTAATATCGGGTGTTGGAGGAGTATTTCCTGAATGCGATACGATGGAAgagttaaaatacttattatttaacaaaacaaatgGAGTAACAATCGATTCAAGAAGATGGAAACCAA atGAACTTGGCGCTATTTCTGGAACCGGAAAActgaaaaatgttaacaaatttgATGCAACGTTCTTCAGTGCTCATCCTAAACTAGCCGAAGTAATGGATCCAATGACAAGAATCTTCATAGAACGTTCAATTGAAGCGGTTTTCGATGCCGGTTTAAGTCCAGGAGATTTACGTGGAACAAATACAGCTGTATTTTCTGGTTCAGCTATCAGTGAAACAGAAATGTTTACATTGGACTCCTCTAAAACTGCTGCTTTTTCAATGTTAGGACGGAGTAGAACAATGCAAGCAAATCGCGTTTCATACATccttaatttaatag GCCCCAGTTTCACAATGGACGGAGGATGGATTTGTGGGTCAAATGCTTTAGAAAAGGCCAAACAAATGATTGAAAATGGTTTCATATCTTCTGCAATTGTTGGGGTTACAAATTTGGCTCTTAGACCAGAAATACAATTCCAATTCCAAGGATTGAATAGATTGAATCAAAGTTTCCAAACAAAATCATTCAGTTCtgatg CTGATGGCTATAACAGATCAGAAGCTTGTATtgttatgtatcttcaaaaagCATCTGAAGCAAAACGCTCCTATGGAACGTTATTGAGTGTAAGATCAGTCCAGTTTGGAGACCACGAAGGGCATATAACTGAGCACAATGGAAATCACTTTAAGTCATTACTGTTGGATTCTTATAAGCAGGCAAACATCGATCCAGCTTCTGTAGAATACATTGAAGCTTACGGATCAGGGATAAAG AGTGAAGATGCTatggaattaaatattatggaaaaagtATTTTGTACAAAACGAAGAAATATTCCATTAAAAGTAGGTTCCGTAAAGAGTAATATTGGCCATTGCGAAGTGTCTGGTCTCTTTATGTCAATTATTAAAGCGATCATTATACTCGAAAGTGGCTATATACCACCCAATATAAATTACTCGGAACCAAATAAAAGTGTAGCAGcattaaaaaatggaaaaattcaa GTAATCACAGAAAAAACTCTTTTCAAAGGTGACATCATTGGAGTCAattcttttggttttttaaatgcatttagtCATGTTATTCTAAAAAagaatagtaaagtaaaagagATATTCAAAAACATAGACAGTAATGATTATATACCAAGGCTTATATTAGCATCTGGCCGGAATGAAGAAAATGCTAGAGCGACTGTAAAAAAG ATCAAGTATCATGGAAATGATCCGGAATATTTAGCGTTGACCAATGACGTGTTTACTGGAAATATCAATGCTCATTTCTTCAGAACTTTTTCTATTTTCCCCAACATAGATGAATCACGGATAGATGAAGTTTGG AATGTTAATATGAAGAAACGCAAAATATGGTTTATTTTCTCCGGTATGGGATCACAATGGCAAGGAATGGGAACAGATCTTATGAAAATTCCAGTTTTTGATGATGCCATTAACAAATgtgatattatactaaaaccAAAAGGAGTTGATATCAAGAATATTTTGACCAGTCAAAATCCAAAACTTTTTGACAACATTCTCAATTCATTTGTCGGAATCGCTGCAGTTCAG attgGATTAGTAGAAGTGTTGAGAGCATTAGACATTACTCCCGATGGGATCATAGGCCACTCGGTTGGAGAATTGGGATGTGCCTACGCAGATGGTTGTTTTACGGCTGAAGAAATGATATTAGCTGCTTACGCCCGAGGTCAAGCTACTCTAGAAACAGACGTCATTCCTGGCATGATGGCCGCCATTG GACTGGGATATGACCAAATCAAAGACAAACTTCCCCATGACATTGACGTCGCTTGTCGTAATAGTGCCACTAGCTGCACAATATCTGGTCCTGTTGAAAGTATCAACGAGTTCGTGTCAAAACTAAAATCCGAAGGTGTCTTCGCAAAATCCGTCAACGTTGCTGGCATAGCGTTTCACAGTAGATATATTCAATCCGCTGGTCCGACTctacttaactatttaaaagaT gtgatCAAAGTACCAAAGAAAAGGTCGTGTAAATGGCTTAGTAGTTCGTTGCCAGAAACTGAATGGGAGTCTGACCTCGCAAAATATTCTTCTCCAGAATATCATACAAACAATCTATTGAGTAGTGTGTTATTTGAGGACGTTCTAAAACACATACCTAGTGACGCCATAGTAATTGAAATTGCTCCTCACGGTCTTCTACAAGCAATTTTAAGAGAAGCATTACCTGAAACAGTGACCAATATACCACTAACAAAAAGGATGTTTGGTGATTCAATTCGATTTCTACTTACTGCTATTGGAAA aatGTATACAAATGGCGTTAATccgaaaatcaaatatatttatccaAAAGTTACATTTCCTGTTAGCCGAGGTACTCCTTGTATTCAAAGTTTGCCTTTTTGGGACCATAATGAGCAATGGACAACTGTTGTAACTAATTCACAA ataCATGGATTCTTTGGTGAAAGAACgacatcaataattattaatgatagtaTTCATCTAATCAAGTACCAAATCCATGGTGTCCATATTATACCATTTGCTTATATGCTGGCAAGTAAATTGATtccatacatatttatatttagatattcatTTTACTAA